In the Bremerella alba genome, one interval contains:
- a CDS encoding VWA domain-containing protein produces the protein MDAEQLARWRLILGAATQDSLGSMGPGCSLSSEQLEMDAALAEIYGGGDDELSQEEWASGDKKVGHGPAKGRVTPKVAKWLDQIRNFFPTDVVTLIQHDAIERRGMKELLFEPEILSKVEPSLDLASTVLELKNLVPEKAKDAARDLVRTVVEDIRRRLEQSFVQAVRGALNRNRHSPFRSLPNLDWTRTIRQNIKNYNPTLKTIIPEQISFFSRQQRQNDWNIIIAMDQSGSMHSSLIFGGIMGAILASMPAVETHVVAFNHEEVVDLTEHCHDPVDLLFGVQLSGAEDYWMATSYCERFMHTPDKTLYIVLGDLYDTSPNENRFVRKMEGLLEGGLKAIVLLAISDQGKPSYNENLANKLAKLGMPCFACTPNRLPDMLEAVLRGNDLKKFAETATESRS, from the coding sequence ATGGATGCTGAACAACTCGCACGCTGGCGTCTGATCCTCGGGGCCGCAACGCAGGACTCACTAGGCAGTATGGGGCCAGGCTGCAGCCTATCTTCCGAACAATTGGAAATGGACGCAGCGCTCGCCGAAATCTATGGCGGCGGTGACGACGAGCTTTCTCAAGAGGAATGGGCTTCCGGCGATAAGAAGGTGGGGCATGGCCCCGCCAAAGGTCGCGTCACCCCCAAGGTTGCCAAGTGGCTCGATCAGATTCGCAACTTCTTCCCTACTGATGTCGTGACCCTGATCCAACACGATGCGATTGAGCGGCGGGGAATGAAGGAGTTGCTATTCGAGCCTGAGATTCTCTCTAAGGTCGAGCCCTCGTTAGACCTGGCCAGTACCGTGCTCGAACTCAAGAACCTGGTTCCCGAGAAAGCGAAAGATGCCGCTCGGGACTTGGTACGGACGGTCGTGGAAGACATTCGCCGCCGTCTGGAGCAAAGCTTCGTCCAGGCGGTTCGCGGAGCGCTCAATCGCAACCGACATTCTCCGTTTCGCAGTTTACCGAATCTCGATTGGACGCGGACCATTCGGCAGAACATCAAGAACTATAATCCCACGCTTAAAACGATCATCCCTGAGCAAATCTCTTTTTTTAGCCGACAGCAACGTCAAAACGATTGGAACATCATCATCGCCATGGACCAATCCGGGTCGATGCATTCGTCGCTTATTTTCGGCGGAATCATGGGAGCCATTCTAGCGAGCATGCCGGCTGTGGAAACCCATGTCGTGGCGTTCAATCATGAAGAGGTCGTCGACCTGACCGAGCATTGCCACGACCCGGTCGACCTACTCTTCGGTGTTCAGCTAAGCGGGGCCGAAGACTATTGGATGGCCACCAGCTACTGCGAGCGTTTCATGCATACGCCTGATAAAACGCTGTACATCGTTCTCGGCGACCTCTACGACACGAGCCCCAACGAAAACCGCTTCGTCCGAAAGATGGAGGGCCTTCTGGAAGGTGGCCTCAAAGCAATTGTGCTGTTGGCTATTTCTGATCAAGGAAAGCCCTCATACAACGAGAACCTGGCCAACAAGCTGGCAAAACTGGGTATGCCATGCTTTGCTTGCACGCCCAATCGCCTGCCGGACATGCTCGAGGCCGTCTTGCGAGGGAACGACCTGAAGAAGTTTGCCGAGACGGCGACCGAAAGTAGAAGCTAG
- a CDS encoding hybrid sensor histidine kinase/response regulator codes for MPETIRILLIEDSPKEAGLVERYLREAEESFSLVHADRLDTGLAKLSDGPVDVILLDLDLPDSHGLETIRSLHAQSPHLPVVVLSDRVDRDLAARAIQEGAQDCLPKSNVDPDSLTRCVRYAIERTHRQLVESTLENSEARYRGLVNSLPVCVLQKDLDGRFIFANKAYSEFTGHVVEDILGKTDFDLSPVDVAEKFREDDRKVAESGKQFRDIEVNTTDGHTSWVEVMKSPIWDAHGNIVGTQAIFWDVTERQMAVEALLKAKEAAEEANRAKSEFLANMSHEIRTPLNAVIGMAELLLDTSLTQTQRDYLKMVHESGESLLSVINDILDFSKIEAGKLDLVSKPFDLRETVGDMMKPLGVRAGGNGLELTCHFEGDVPAMIEGDPHRLRQIIVNLVGNAIKFTEQGEIDFDVKVESSNNGNVDLHFQIHDTGIGIPDHKLGTIFEAFEQADSGSTRQYGGTGLGLAICARLVELMGGKIWVESTVGEGSTFHFTVPFPVTRADRIPHPRAAARIQGTRVLIVDDNATNRTILDEIARSWGMRTQLAADAEEGLMLLKEAYSVGDPHSILLTDVEMPGKDGIDLIAAVREIPNLKDTLVIVLSSSERPTTRRRCEDLKISTFLMKPAKQSELFDAIIVALGVASPEDENEVKSIGNLPKIRPLKVLLAEDNRANQRLAIALLEKWGHDVTLAESGKQAIDRWEYDQFDLIVMDVQMPEMDGLQATQYIREREKERGGHVPIIAMTAHALAGDREKCLDSGMDGYTSKPLRIQELHQAIAEFFDAEQPAAEDETPSATAADPQVDWSHALRACDGDKELFFDLLHLFLEETPELLNALDKAIEEKNGEAVFRSAHTVVGSLRIIGPTEAGDIALQIEKAAHQDANDGVRELSRQLRNHLDTLFAEASQIVDGRQTLP; via the coding sequence ATGCCTGAAACAATCCGCATTCTCTTGATCGAAGACTCGCCCAAAGAAGCCGGTCTGGTCGAGCGTTACCTGCGCGAAGCCGAAGAAAGCTTCTCGCTTGTCCACGCCGATCGTCTCGACACGGGCCTCGCCAAGCTATCCGATGGTCCGGTTGATGTCATTTTGCTCGACCTCGATTTACCAGATAGCCACGGGCTAGAAACCATACGCTCGCTGCACGCCCAATCTCCTCATTTGCCGGTCGTGGTGCTATCCGATCGAGTCGATCGCGATCTAGCTGCACGAGCCATCCAGGAGGGCGCGCAAGATTGCCTTCCCAAGTCGAACGTCGATCCTGATTCGCTCACGCGGTGCGTACGTTATGCGATCGAACGCACGCATCGCCAACTGGTCGAATCCACGCTCGAAAACTCGGAGGCACGCTACCGAGGACTCGTCAATTCACTTCCCGTTTGCGTCTTGCAGAAAGATCTCGACGGACGTTTTATCTTCGCCAATAAAGCATACAGCGAATTCACCGGTCACGTGGTCGAAGACATTCTCGGCAAAACCGATTTCGACCTCTCGCCGGTGGATGTCGCGGAAAAGTTTCGCGAGGATGACCGCAAGGTGGCCGAGTCTGGCAAACAGTTTCGCGACATCGAAGTCAACACGACCGATGGCCACACTTCGTGGGTCGAAGTCATGAAGTCGCCGATCTGGGACGCTCATGGAAACATCGTTGGCACCCAGGCAATCTTCTGGGACGTTACCGAGCGCCAAATGGCAGTCGAAGCTCTCCTGAAAGCAAAGGAAGCCGCCGAAGAGGCCAACCGGGCCAAGAGCGAGTTTCTCGCAAACATGAGCCATGAAATTCGCACACCGCTCAATGCCGTCATTGGCATGGCCGAACTCTTGCTCGATACGTCCCTCACCCAGACGCAGCGCGACTACCTGAAAATGGTGCACGAGTCAGGTGAATCGCTTTTGTCGGTAATCAACGACATTCTTGATTTCTCGAAGATCGAGGCCGGTAAGTTAGACCTGGTCAGCAAACCGTTTGATCTCCGCGAAACGGTCGGCGATATGATGAAGCCACTTGGCGTCCGGGCCGGAGGCAACGGTCTGGAGCTTACTTGCCACTTTGAAGGCGACGTTCCCGCAATGATTGAAGGGGATCCGCACCGACTCCGCCAGATTATCGTGAATCTGGTTGGCAATGCCATCAAGTTCACCGAACAGGGAGAAATCGACTTTGATGTTAAGGTCGAATCGTCGAACAACGGCAACGTCGATCTTCATTTTCAGATCCACGACACGGGCATCGGAATCCCTGACCATAAACTGGGAACAATATTCGAGGCCTTCGAGCAGGCCGACTCCGGTTCGACTCGGCAGTACGGCGGAACAGGCTTGGGGCTGGCCATCTGTGCCCGGCTCGTCGAACTCATGGGCGGAAAGATTTGGGTCGAGAGCACCGTAGGAGAAGGTAGCACATTCCACTTCACCGTGCCCTTCCCCGTGACTCGTGCCGATCGCATTCCGCACCCTCGCGCAGCGGCTCGCATCCAGGGCACCCGCGTGTTAATCGTGGACGATAACGCGACCAACCGAACTATTCTCGATGAAATCGCACGTAGCTGGGGAATGCGGACGCAACTAGCGGCCGATGCCGAAGAAGGGCTAATGCTTCTCAAAGAGGCCTATTCGGTCGGCGACCCTCACTCGATTTTATTGACCGACGTTGAAATGCCCGGCAAGGATGGAATCGACCTGATCGCCGCAGTGCGCGAGATTCCGAACCTGAAGGATACACTAGTAATCGTCCTTAGTTCTTCCGAACGGCCCACCACGCGTCGGCGGTGCGAAGATCTTAAGATCAGTACCTTTCTTATGAAGCCGGCAAAACAGTCGGAACTGTTCGATGCAATCATCGTGGCTCTCGGAGTTGCTTCGCCAGAGGACGAGAACGAAGTCAAGTCGATAGGCAACCTGCCGAAGATTCGACCGCTCAAAGTTCTTTTGGCCGAAGACAACCGGGCCAATCAGCGTCTGGCGATTGCGTTACTGGAAAAATGGGGACACGACGTGACACTTGCCGAATCTGGCAAGCAGGCCATCGACCGTTGGGAGTACGATCAGTTCGATCTGATTGTGATGGACGTGCAGATGCCTGAGATGGATGGGCTTCAGGCAACTCAGTACATTCGAGAACGCGAAAAAGAACGCGGCGGACACGTTCCAATCATCGCCATGACCGCGCATGCGTTGGCCGGAGATCGTGAAAAATGCTTGGACTCTGGCATGGATGGCTACACTTCCAAGCCGCTACGGATTCAAGAATTGCATCAGGCGATTGCAGAATTCTTCGATGCGGAACAACCGGCCGCCGAGGATGAAACACCTAGTGCAACCGCAGCCGATCCGCAGGTCGACTGGTCGCACGCGTTGCGGGCATGTGACGGCGATAAGGAATTGTTCTTCGATCTGCTGCATCTCTTCTTGGAAGAGACGCCGGAACTGCTGAATGCCTTGGACAAAGCGATTGAAGAAAAGAACGGCGAGGCCGTCTTCCGTTCTGCCCACACGGTGGTCGGCTCATTACGCATTATAGGCCCTACCGAGGCCGGTGACATTGCCCTGCAAATCGAAAAAGCTGCTCATCAGGATGCGAACGACGGGGTCAGAGAGCTCTCTCGGCAACTGCGAAATCACCTTGATACGCTCTTTGCGGAAGCATCTCAGATCGTCGACGGTCGGCAGACTTTGCCCTAG
- a CDS encoding MGH1-like glycoside hydrolase domain-containing protein, with the protein MPEAEWDRLTAEAGREQGANWRRWGPYLAERQWGTVRESTVEAEPWLNFTHEESRWRAYRWGEDGLLGISDRQCRLCFGLALWNEKDPILKERLFGLTGPEGNHGEDVKEAYYYLDSTPTHSYMKALYKYPQAEYPYNHLREENARRNREEPEFELTDTCIFDDGRYFDVQAEYAKASPEDVLIRITISNRGPEDAPVHLLPTWWFRNTWAWGPTLEKPEVKPSVKEIAPDQLQVSHETLGEYRVFVDDGPDGETPPWLFTENETNTWRFEDGESRRPSCKDAFHLAVVHNMEGVVNPNPTGTKAAAHFKCMVPAGESVQFRLRIAPNNDLPETPFGAEFENIFAQRVDEADRYAKSLVAPGLTEDEQSVLRQADAGLLWTKQFYHYVIPRWLENNGNPKKNHDNPMPGAPSPRNADWGHLYNKNIISMPDKWEYPWYAAWDSAFHLIPFAKIDPFFAKEQAILFLREWYMHPNGQLPAYEWNFSDVNPPVHAWACWRVYQMTASNGDRDRVFLERVFQKLLLNFTWWVNRKDIRGKHVFSGGFLGLDNIGIFDRSKPLPTGGHLEQADGTAWMAFYSSSMLSIAFELADGNPAYEDMASKFFEHYVSIAEAMNSLDGTGLWDEEDGFYYDHLHLDGRSIPLKIRSIVGLIPLLTVDVIYEKTIAKLPAFRKRMDWFLNFRPELTKFMTYMEREPEGESDGHRLLAIPTKDRLMRMLRYLLDEDEFLSAYGIRSLSKYHEEHPFEYELHGERLCVKYLPGESDSGLFGGNSNWRGPIWFPLNYLIIEALERYHLFYGKSLRVECPARSGQYMDLQEVADEIRKRLSKLFLANSEGDRPSYARTEILLNDPHWRDLVLFYEYFDAETGKGLGASHQTGWTALISPILGTLASRRNETPDATESQPKTLSKQT; encoded by the coding sequence ATGCCAGAAGCGGAATGGGATCGGCTTACTGCAGAGGCTGGTCGAGAACAGGGAGCGAATTGGCGGCGGTGGGGGCCCTATCTGGCAGAACGACAATGGGGCACCGTTCGAGAAAGCACGGTCGAAGCCGAACCCTGGCTCAACTTTACCCACGAAGAGTCTCGCTGGCGAGCCTATCGGTGGGGTGAGGATGGCCTGCTGGGCATTTCCGACCGTCAATGTCGACTTTGTTTTGGCCTGGCACTATGGAACGAGAAAGATCCCATTCTCAAAGAGCGTCTGTTCGGGCTGACGGGTCCCGAGGGTAACCATGGCGAAGATGTCAAAGAGGCCTATTACTACCTCGATTCGACGCCAACCCACTCATATATGAAGGCCCTCTACAAGTACCCGCAAGCCGAATACCCCTACAACCATTTGCGAGAAGAGAACGCGCGGCGGAATCGTGAGGAGCCCGAGTTCGAACTGACCGATACCTGCATCTTTGATGACGGTCGATATTTCGACGTTCAGGCCGAGTACGCCAAAGCGTCGCCTGAAGATGTTCTCATTCGGATCACTATCTCTAATCGTGGACCGGAAGACGCCCCGGTTCACCTGCTTCCGACGTGGTGGTTTCGAAATACGTGGGCCTGGGGCCCAACGCTGGAAAAGCCAGAAGTAAAACCGTCCGTTAAAGAGATTGCTCCCGATCAATTGCAAGTCAGCCACGAGACACTGGGCGAGTATCGAGTCTTCGTCGACGACGGCCCCGACGGCGAGACGCCTCCTTGGCTATTTACCGAGAACGAAACCAATACCTGGCGTTTCGAAGATGGCGAAAGCCGGCGACCTTCGTGCAAGGATGCCTTTCACCTGGCGGTCGTTCACAACATGGAAGGGGTCGTTAATCCCAATCCCACCGGTACCAAAGCCGCGGCACACTTCAAGTGCATGGTGCCTGCCGGCGAGTCCGTTCAGTTTCGCCTAAGGATCGCGCCGAACAATGACCTTCCTGAGACGCCGTTCGGAGCCGAGTTCGAAAACATCTTCGCTCAACGCGTCGACGAGGCCGATCGCTACGCTAAATCGCTGGTCGCCCCAGGCTTAACGGAAGACGAACAATCGGTTCTGCGTCAGGCTGACGCTGGTCTCTTGTGGACGAAGCAGTTTTATCACTACGTCATACCGCGTTGGCTCGAGAACAACGGCAACCCTAAGAAAAACCACGATAACCCAATGCCGGGCGCGCCCAGCCCGCGCAATGCCGACTGGGGGCATTTGTACAACAAGAACATCATCTCGATGCCGGACAAGTGGGAATATCCCTGGTACGCTGCGTGGGATTCGGCGTTTCATTTAATACCGTTCGCCAAGATCGATCCGTTCTTTGCCAAGGAACAGGCCATCCTGTTCCTCCGCGAGTGGTATATGCACCCCAACGGACAGTTGCCGGCCTACGAGTGGAACTTCAGCGATGTGAATCCGCCGGTTCATGCCTGGGCATGTTGGCGGGTCTACCAGATGACCGCGTCCAACGGTGACCGTGATCGCGTCTTCTTGGAACGTGTTTTCCAGAAGTTACTGCTGAACTTCACCTGGTGGGTCAACCGAAAAGATATCCGCGGCAAACACGTTTTCAGTGGCGGCTTTTTAGGGCTCGATAACATCGGGATCTTCGACCGCTCGAAACCACTACCCACCGGCGGTCATTTAGAACAAGCAGATGGCACCGCCTGGATGGCCTTTTATAGTTCAAGCATGCTCTCTATCGCGTTTGAACTGGCCGACGGTAATCCGGCTTACGAAGACATGGCTTCCAAGTTCTTCGAGCATTACGTCTCGATCGCCGAGGCGATGAACAGCTTGGACGGGACAGGCCTGTGGGACGAAGAAGACGGCTTTTATTACGACCACTTGCATCTGGACGGAAGAAGTATTCCTCTCAAGATTCGCTCTATTGTCGGTCTGATTCCTCTGCTGACGGTCGACGTAATCTACGAAAAAACAATCGCCAAACTTCCCGCCTTTCGCAAACGTATGGATTGGTTCCTCAATTTCCGTCCGGAACTGACTAAGTTCATGACCTATATGGAGCGAGAGCCAGAAGGGGAAAGCGACGGGCATCGATTGCTGGCGATTCCCACCAAAGATCGCTTGATGCGCATGCTGAGATACTTGCTCGACGAAGACGAGTTCCTCTCCGCCTACGGCATCCGGTCCCTCTCGAAATATCACGAGGAACATCCTTTCGAGTACGAACTGCACGGCGAACGTCTCTGCGTGAAGTATTTGCCAGGCGAGTCGGACAGCGGTTTATTCGGCGGCAATTCAAATTGGCGCGGACCAATCTGGTTTCCTCTCAATTACCTCATTATCGAGGCATTGGAACGATACCACCTGTTCTACGGTAAGTCGCTCCGGGTCGAATGCCCGGCCAGAAGCGGCCAGTACATGGACCTGCAAGAGGTAGCCGACGAGATTCGCAAGCGGCTATCGAAGCTGTTCTTAGCCAATTCCGAAGGAGACAGGCCCAGCTATGCTCGCACGGAAATTCTATTGAACGACCCGCACTGGCGCGACCTGGTACTGTTCTACGAATACTTCGACGCCGAAACAGGCAAAGGCCTGGGAGCAAGTCATCAGACCGGTTGGACCGCCCTGATTTCCCCCATCTTGGGCACGCTTGCTTCACGACGGAACGAAACGCCCGACGCCACGGAAAGCCAGCCAAAGACGCTGAGCAAGCAAACCTGA